The genomic stretch GGCACATGTTGTTAAAGATTGAGTAGACGTGGTCTACTAGTGAGTCTGGCGGCACTTTGACGTCCACTTCCACGTCGCCCATGATGAGTTCCCACTCTCCCACTGACGACCTCACGTCCATTGAGTATCCCTGGGGCTGCTGCGGCGACGTCTTCTTACTCTGCTGTCCTTGCCCCTGCGTCGTTTCCTCCGCCTGTCCTATTACTATCCCCTTAGACTGGTCTATGTACGTACTATTTTTCATGTTATCCGTCATTATCGTCTGTAACTTTTCACATGTTTTATACAGCTGAGGGAACGTCTCCTTCACGTCTGGGATCGACAGCAGCGAGTTTGAGAACCAGGGGTACGAGGCTATTGAGTTCTCGAACTGCGAGAGTGCGATTGTTCCGAACTGGAACATTTTCGAGGTCTTTCCTctcttcagcgcctccaggATGCAACGCGTCGCCAGTAGCAGCAGTGGCCCGTTCGACAACAGGAGACCGTGCTTGATCATCTTCCCGAAGAGCTCCGCCGTGATCGACAGCTCCTGCAACGGGTATTTTGGGAAGAACCTGCACTCGTTGAACAGAATCTTCAGCATTGTGTTGTACACACTCCGGTTACGCGACTCTTTTGGGCAGGAGCCCAGGTGCTTCATCACCTCGATCATCTGATCGGTGGAGATTTGCGAAACGTACAGTTTGTAGAAGTACTTGTTGACCACATCTTCTTCGTTCGTAAAATCGGCCCAGTTGTCAAAGTCTACTTGACCAATCAAGGGATCTGGATCCGCGTTTACACCAGATGTGTTTTCCATTCTCTATTAGCCGAATCAAAAGGGGTTATAAGAAACTCGGTGAATCTCTGATTTTCATAATATCACTTAATAAATTATGGTACAAAATGCGATTAACTATATCTGAAAACTCCTTTGAAAACTCTCATATAAGGGTAGCcgataatataatttacagtgGAGAAAAAAATTACGGGCGTATTCACCAACACCAATGAATTGTTgagaaaatgtgtaacaaaTATGACCGGtgttataaaaattaattaaaaatacaagaTTGATAgagtttattaaaatacaggATTATTTGTAATCTACTTCGGGGTTACCACATCTTTTGGTGGGTATAAACACAGAGCCAGgtatttacataaattcGGTAGCTAAATCacgtaattttttaaaaattggttatgtgttttattttcaaaactGAATCGTGATCTACAATTTACACCGCGAACGACATCCGCTGCGGCTGTGCCGAAACTGTGGTTTTGCGCTCAGTGACGCACCTGTAAGTTGCCATCCTACTTCTTCGCGTTGTTTTTGCTGATTAGCTTGTATTTTTTCGAATCCTTCCTGCTGAGCTTCGTGGCGTCTCTACACCCCTTGCCCCCCTAACTCGTGCTGTCTGATGTGTAGCGCTTACCTCCCAGTGAGAGCTCGAGGCGGCCGTGTATGTCTTCGTGCACGACTTACAGACCTTGTTTGAGGAGGGCTGCTGCGTTGAGCAGTGTCCGCAGACGATAAAGTTGGCGTGTCCGCACTTGTGGTCGCTGACATCGTCGTGGCAGATGTCGCAGGGGAACAGCTACTCCATTGTTGTGACTCGGCCAACTTACCCTTCCGCAGCACGGGAATCTGAACCACCTGAACGACTTTTTATAGTGTTTGCACGTGCCGTTCGCCGGGAGCGGCGTCCCAACCTTGATGCCCTTTGGCTGTGGCGTCTTTTTAGTTTCATACTTCACGACCTTCTTCATTACGGTTTCGAGTGCCCTGCGTATTTAAGTTTCAGGCTTTAAACTTACGGCGCTGCCTGTTCACCGAATTGTACTCCGTGGAACGTGAAGAGGaatttgttaaaacaaCCTCTGCAGATAAGGCTCTTCTTGTCCCCTGAACATTTATTGTCTATGTAtgcatcttcttcattcaGCTGACATCTTAACGGTCAACCGTAGGTGGGttcaataacaataaagCTAGCGCTAACCTATTTTAACCTCCCTGATCTTCGACTGTGTTTCACAGTCTTCGCAGGTCAACTTAAACTCGGCATGGTTAATGTCCTAAAACTCACTGTTATCATTGGAAACCAACTATGAAGTCCAGATTCAACATCGACAGCCGTCCAAAAGTGAGTTGGGACGGAAAGAACAGTGCGGGCGTGAACTCACACCGAATTGGCATTGCGCACTTTTCGCAACTCCTGCTATACACTACTGTCTTTTCTCCGAGGTCGGCCAGTGTCACTTCCAACCTGTGTGCGCACCTCAGACAAACGACGTCCATTCTAAAACAGTGAAATGTTACGGTTGTGGAAAAAAGGACAATAGCCAActtgtgtataaataaacctAGTCGTACTGTTGTTTACGTTTATTCGTGCGTATCTAAAACCTACGAAAACGTTCCAATCATCCCCAGCGACAACTTGGTCATTTCCAGGCCCGTGAAACTGAGGGGAGCAGTCTTGTCCAGTGAATAAGATGGTGGATCCTGTTTTTCGGGCTCGGGAGGCTTCTAAACTTGGGTTAATTGTGCGTGACTTACGTGTTTCTTCACCAGTACCTCCCTGCAGCGCATAAACCTCCTTCTGCACTCCGCGGGGCTCCTCGTCTTGACCAGCTTCGAAATCAGAACCCACCTCTCCACGGGGTCAGCCGTGCCCTTGTATCTCACCAGCCCATCTTCCAGACTAAATA from Theileria orientalis strain Shintoku DNA, chromosome 1, complete genome encodes the following:
- a CDS encoding predicted protein, whose amino-acid sequence is MKQDDCFVELFKLQKMFENSFHIAGSSEANSIEKVYNNDSVSLTLLLKPTDPDFDASVLSTPEGIRIQLKLHRTYTQKSLDSYTEPPQDRKSAATSAESDNFTHPNDSENCETYYSIEDADDITVEDPQLSDAFKKSIKKVLYDFITRNQKLRKYIIYESLKFLDKNLVTIYNISNSLKTKSGDITASNQPTQPSLENKQVDHESESQNHSGSSKTNGLSEKNEKVELPWTLEEQKCLEDGLVRYKGTADPVERWVLISKLVKTRSPAECRRRFMRCREVLVKKHKPPEPEKQDPPSYSLDKTAPLSFTGLEMTKLSLGMIGTFSMDVVCLRCAHRLEVTLADLGEKTVVYSRSCEKCAMPIRCEFTPALFFPSQLTFGRLSMLNLDFIDINHAEFKLTCEDCETQSKIRELNEEDAYIDNKCSGDKKSLICRGCFNKFLFTFHGVQFGEQAAPALETVMKKVVKYETKKTPQPKGIKVGTPLPANGTCKHYKKSFRWFRFPCCGRLFPCDICHDDVSDHKCGHANFIVCGHCSTQQPSSNKVCKSCTKTYTAASSSHWEVSATHQTARVRGARGVETPRSSAGRIRKNTS